aaaatcggtggatctcgggtagggggtcccgaactgtgcgtctaaggcagatggtaacatgAGGCGGGGGCCACAatgtttaccaaggttcgggccttctcgatggaggtaataccctacttcctgcttgattgatcttgatgatatgagtattacaagagttgatctaccacgagatcgtagaggctaaaccctagaagctagcctatgattatgattgttcttgtcctacggactaaaccctccggtttatatagacaccggagggggctagggttacacagagtcggttacaagggaggatatctacatatccgtattgccaagcttgccttccacgcaaaggagagtcccatccggacacgggacaaagtcttgagtcttgtatcttcatagtccaacagtctggcagaagtatatagtccggctgtccgaggaccccctaatccaggactccctcagactccccccttggcgcgccctcctccttggccggccacctcccccctacctcctttatatatggggcaggggcaccccatagacacaacaagttgatcattgatctctcttagccgtgtgcggtgccccctccaccataatccacctcggtcatatcgtagcggtgcttaggcgaagccctgcgtcggtaacttcatcaacaccgtcatcacgccgtcgtgctgacgaagctctccctcgaagctctactggatcgtgagttcgcgggacgtcgccgagctgaacgtgtgctgaacacggaggtgccgtacgttcggtactaaggatcggtcgatcatgaagacatatgactatatcaaccgcgttgtcataacgcttccgcttatggtctacaagggtacgtggacaacactctcccctctcgttgctatgcatcaccatgatcttgcgtgtctGTAGGAagttttttaaattactacgttccccaacagaggcAAATCCACGGGCTCGTCGGTGAAGATCGAGGGGAGGAAGGTTTTCCCTAGTTGCCTTGCGAGAGGGGAAAGAATAGTTTCCTAAAGTGTCACGCGTTCACGAGTGCAGAACCACTGCCACATCATCAACCATACCACTTTTTGTCAGGTTGGAAGTAAATCTGCTGTCACAAAGTTATGGTTCAAATTTATTTGTTTTGAAAATTAAGGACTAAAACAAAGCTTAATCAATAGTTGAGTAACCAAATTGATCAAAACAGATAGGATTTTCAGCATCCGGGTGCCCCTACACCCTctatgaacagtaaattcaaaacaaaatcaaaaaaaatcTAAAACTTTGGGACATCAAACATCATGAAACTTTTGATGATCTTGCAAAGTTTTAGCTAAAAATAACATTCGAAGAGCActcaaataaaaaaacaaaatcatTGTTCAAAGTTTATGTACATTTTTGACCACCCAATGATGAACAGACCAACAAAGGCAGCGGCTGCATTCTCCTGCCAGTTCATTCTGAACATCCTCTTTTTTCGTGGGGCGTTTTACACATCCTTGGCACCCCTGGCTGACAAGAAATATAAATGGACACCTTACACAAAAACCAATCTGCTCTGTTCTTCAATAAACACGGCAAAGAGAGCCTCTGGTCTCTGTAGAATTTTCACTGGAACACGCGAAGGTATCCAGACATCCAGCTAGTACAAAGACGACCGGTATGCATGCTTTCAAGAAGGGCAAAGCATGAAAATGGGGAGAAAAATACTACTGAAGTGCAGAGTTTTATAGGCAGAGCTGCCTTGTTGTGATGCCTTGTTTGTACATAAATAATCACGGTCAGTTGATGCCTTGCATCTTTCTTGAAAGGTTGAACTTGAAATATGCATTAACAAGCACCGGCAGTTGCTAGTTACCGGGCATACATATGTCAATTTAGGCAATCGTTCCTGCAAGGAACATACTAAGATTATACTGCCGGAAGTGCTCATTTGACCTCCGGAAGCTATGCCAGACAAAGTTTCAGAACAACAAGTGAATCATATGTGGACGATGTAGGCTCGGATCCTCTCGGAGCAGACGAAGCAGTGCGGGAAGTAGAAGGCCACCATGAACCCCACGACAAATCCGACGGCCGCTCCGATGCTCGACTGGTCGTTGAGCCTGTACAGCCTAATTCGTACCGGTCTCCATCTCCTCCTCGATGGAGGACAATCATCCAAGGGTGAATCACAAAGCCCTTGGTTACCAGCAAAGTTCGAAGCCGAAAACCTTACTGCTAGCAAAGAAGGAATAGGCCCTGATAACAAGTTCTCCGCGACATTGAATTCAGATAACAGAGTAAGAAGATTGAATTGCCGTAGAATTTCACCTCTGAATTGGTTATGCTGGAGGGAGAGGACATTCAGATATGTCATATTTGAGATATTCTGTGGGATTGAACCCGAAAAGCTATTGTACGAAAGATCAAGATATGTCAGATACGGCACCTCCCGTGAAATGTTGGCAGGGATTGGTCCTTCAAAATTGTCATTTGACAGGTCCAGGTTCATCATGCTCGTACAATATTGAAGGCCACGAGGAAATGGGCCTTCAAGTCCTAGGTTCCCGAGACGTAGAGAGAGAACTCTGTCCTCGTCAGGGTGCCAGCATTCCACACCAGTAAACCGGCATATGAAAGCAACGGTGTTATTTTCAAAGTTCCAAGAGGATTTGAGTACACCGTTGGGATCAGTCACTGATTGTTGCATAGACTTCAGGCACTGGATATCTTGTTCTATACTAAAACATAATGTTGAGCTATTCAAGAGGAGAAACAAAAGGAGGAACTTGGTATCATCATCCATCGCAAGCGTGGAGTGAAACAAACAGCTGCTCGGCTGGAAGCTGCGGATTGTCTATTCCAGCGTCACCTGACCAAAACTTGTGTAAGAATAAGGCTCTACTTGAAAAAAGGAGAATGAATTTTCTCAGACATGGAGACACCACAGAACAGCCTCCAGAAGTGCAAATAACAAGTGAGAAAACCCTTGTTTTGTTCGTTTCATGTGATACTTCATAGAGAAAATGAGGTGCTTGAGAAAACTCACCGGTTGATCAAGCCAAATCTAAAGCCACCATCTGTGCAATACATGAGCGGGTGCAGCCCTTTAAAAACAGGGAATTCCTCCACTGGAGCATAGACTCATCTTCTGCCAAATCCTGAAGTCTTATTGATTTGGAAGTATTTGCCACAAGTATGTAAGGAAGAAAGACTCGCCAGCCACCAGTCCCCACTGAGAGAAGAAATAGGTGTATAAACTTGTGGAACTGATGCCATCAAATCATCTAGGATTAGTATTTATGAAGACGTATGTGATAGGCAGGTAAAACTTCGTCAAAAGTAAAGATAATGCTTCTCCCACTCCTAACTACATAGTAGGCATTTGGATTAAATTATGATAAAGCATGCCTTTGTGCTTATAAATTACTTTTTCACTTGACATTAGGCAAAAACATTAGAATTGATGTGATGCTACTCCAGGGTGTATCTTGTACAGAAGTTTGTAAAGCACCCGACGAGTCCTAGTCTGAATCATGGTTACTCTAGCCCTATATGACGGCTCCGGCAGGCACATGTCAGGAAGACCGACCCGACGTCGTCGCGAGTCTCCAGTCTCGGTATAATTAGTTGTCACGGAGGAACGTGTGTCGAGAGTTTACATGGTTGCCTAGCAGAATAGAATTTTGAGCCCTCTTACCAGAACTCTGATCTCACGGTCTCACTGGGTGAATTTGCAGTATCTTTTTACTCCAAAATATATGGTCACCCGTCTGCTATCTAGAAATCCAAGGCCTCATtgaggacctgagagcctggcgGGCGGCTGGTTGCTTCCCCACCGCCACCagccaccaccatagcctttTAGTTAGCCCGCAGGCGAAACCTGCCTAGGCCAGGCAGGTTGTTGCCTTGGCCGGAGCCGTGCTTGCACTTGTCAGGTAACCTGAGGCCTTGTACTGGCTATGCCTGCTTGTACATGTAAAATCTCTTTCCCTATCTTAATAAAGATTGTCTTTGGCCTTTGGATCGGAAATATTATTTGTCCTCTGAAAACACAAACATGTAACAATTTTTACTTATTATTATCAAATAAAAATATACCATTTTTACTGTTTCACGAATAGATACCCTTATTATAACGCTACCTAAATTGGGCAAAAATACGGCCATGTGTCTCCTGTTTCAAAAATATGAGTTAATTGCATGTTAGTACCACACTTGCGCACCTACTCACGAATTGGTACCACTACTCAAAAGTTTTGCAATTCAGTACCAACTCAGGGCCTAAGTGGTGCAATACGGTCAGGGGTGCGTATAAACGCGTATTGACAGTAATGTCGACAggctgggcccacatgtcaggcGACATGCTGGCCGAATTGGCCCGCGCCGCCCGCTAACTAGGATGAACCCGACCGAGCCGCTCTCTCTCGCCCGCTCACTCTCACCCGCTCATTTTGCCTCGCCCCCCTTTGTCTCCGCCGTCGGCTGCCGCGCGTTTCTCCTCCGCTACCGCATCACCATGGTCTTCGAGGACGAAAGCAGTGACTCTCAGTCCAGCCTTGTGTACATCGACTCCACCTCCTTCGATGGAATGTAGTACCAGGTGCGTTGTTCgagttatggttagggttagggtttgttTTGTGATTGTTGGGGGATTGTGGATTTGACTAGGTTATCTTTGTTCATCTTGCTCCTTAGATCCCTGCTAGCATTGAAGACCTAGACTACATGGGCATTGAGACAGCACCCCCAGTCCTGTGCGAGAACCACCGTCTGCCAGCTGAGAGGAGGGTTGCATTCGAGGCATTTCACACTGGCAGGAGGTTCTTAGCCTATTCAAAGAAGGTAACAATGATTGTAGTAGTCATTGCAGTAGTCTAATTGTTGAAATAGTTATTAGTGCAGATAGTTATTGCTGAGAGGAGGATTGCAGTAGTTATTGCTGTAGTATAATTGCAGTAGCCGCTGCAGTCATTGTTTATTGTTTCTGATGCTCATTAGCAAGCTAGTAATTAGTGCTTGTTACAATCATTGCAGTAGGCTGTCAGTACTTAATTGTTTAGTTGTGCATTGTTTAGTCTGGTCACTCCTTTCTGTGTATCATCAGTACTTAATTGACAGAGAGCTTTGTCAGGAGTGCATTGTTTAGTCTGATCTTTCTTTAATTGGGCAATGTTAGTTGATCAAAGTGTCACTTGATTGATTTAATTGTGCATTGTTTATACTATTTTTAAATGCCTAGGGATTTGTAGTGCATCTGGTATGCTATTCTTTAGTATATATAGTGTGAGTGGAGGCTGCCAATAGGTCAAATTCTGTTGTATAAGTGGTATATTATGAGAAAGAAAGTGACAAATGATGTTGTTGATGTTGCAGGGAAATGAGAACTGTGGTTTTGTTCAATGGGTTGACCCAGAGTGGCCTCCTACAATGCAGAATGCTCTGTTGAAGCTATGGGAGTTGTATTCAGATAGCAGGAATGATAGGAGGAAGGATAACCTGGATAATATTCACTGACTATTCACCATCTGACAAAAGAGAAAAACAACCTGGAGGCCAACTATGACAAATTGGTTGAAGATGTGCATCAACTTTTCAATGCTCAAGAGGATTGGATGATGGATTTCAGCTACTTGCAGTCCAAGATGAAGACTGAGGTTAGCAGCTCAATTGTCTCTGATATGAGGAGAGAGATTGAGAAGAAAGATGCAGAGATCTTCAAGCTGCAAGAGAAGAATGAAGTGCTTATGAACATCACAAAGGCTCAAGGCACTGTCATCCAGAACCTGAAGCTCAACCATTTGAAAGAGAAGGAAAAGCTAATCCAGGAGCATCACAATGATGCCATGAAGATGTTGCAGGTTAGGGTTGATGAACTCACTAAGTCTAATGAGAAGCTAATCCAAGAGAATCACTAGATTGAGCTTCACATGGGTGATCTCAAGAAGGGTCATCAGAAGCTCTTTGTAGGCAGAGATCAGCTCAAACTTCAGACTGCTGATTTGCTCAAGGCAGAGGAGAAGAATAAGCAGAAGCTGAAAGGGATCCAGGCCATCTTGGCTGACTGAACAATATGAAGATCAAGATCTagatgaagatgaagaagggCATAAGTAGTTCACCTTTTGTGAAGCTAATCCAAGAGAATCACTAGATTGAGCTTCACATGGGTGATCTCAAGAAGGGTCATCAGAAGCTCTTTGCAGGCACAGATCAGCTCAAACTTCAGATTGCTGATTTGCTCAAGGCAGAGGAGAAGAATAAGCAGAAGCTGAAGGGGATCCAGGCCATCTTGGCTGACTGAACAATATGAAGATCAAGATCTagatgaagatgaagaagggCATAAGTAGTTCACCTTTTGTAATGTATGGTGTTGTTTAGTTAACTAAGTTGGACTCTAGTATGTTGTGTAAGAACATATTTATTATGTTTAGTTGTGAACTAGGTTGAACTCCACTATGTTATGTAAGAATCTTTTAATTATGGTGCTTCAAGCTCTCTATGATGATCTATGGTGCTTCAAGCTCTCTATGATTTGGTGCATCAAGCTATTTATGATGATCTATGGTGCTTTCATAGTTGATTTTTATAAGTTATATGATGATCTATGATGGTATTTGGTACATCA
The Aegilops tauschii subsp. strangulata cultivar AL8/78 chromosome 3, Aet v6.0, whole genome shotgun sequence genome window above contains:
- the LOC109760253 gene encoding probably inactive leucine-rich repeat receptor-like protein kinase At5g48380; its protein translation is MDDDTKFLLLFLLLNSSTLCFSIEQDIQCLKSMQQSVTDPNGVLKSSWNFENNTVAFICRFTGVECWHPDEDRVLSLRLGNLGLEGPFPRGLQYCTSMMNLDLSNDNFEGPIPANISREVPYLTYLDLSYNSFSGSIPQNISNMTYLNVLSLQHNQFRGEILRQFNLLTLLSEFNVAENLLSGPIPSLLAVRFSASNFAGNQGLCDSPLDDCPPSRRRWRPVRIRLYRLNDQSSIGAAVGFVVGFMVAFYFPHCFVCSERIRAYIVHI